Proteins encoded by one window of Bacillota bacterium:
- the arsS gene encoding arsenosugar biosynthesis radical SAM protein ArsS (Some members of this family are selenoproteins.) codes for MTKHRFNDFRLISGNLHSNNLNSLQVNLGRLCNLSCNHCHLAASPNSTEVMPWTVMEEIIRVVKKEEISTVDITGGAPELNPNLKKFIDGLIPSGVKIQLRTNLVAMLEKQQVGLPEYFSEKNITLVASMPCYLESNVRAQRGNDVFKKSIDVLKLLNTLGYGTVKNLELDLVFNPGGPFLPGLQEELEVIYRRELQLRYDIVFNKLFVLTNMPVGRFKVMLCQNGIFNEYLALLKNAYNRETLKQLMCRSQISIGWDGTLYDCDFNLALGQPIDIEASNISFFNLQKLINRKIVTGEHCFGCTAGSGSSCNGSLKASG; via the coding sequence ATGACTAAACACAGGTTTAACGATTTTAGATTGATATCAGGAAACCTACATAGTAATAACCTGAATAGTCTGCAGGTTAACCTGGGACGATTATGTAACCTCAGCTGCAATCACTGCCATCTGGCTGCATCCCCAAATTCAACAGAAGTTATGCCCTGGACTGTTATGGAGGAAATAATTCGCGTTGTCAAAAAAGAGGAAATTAGCACCGTTGATATTACCGGTGGAGCACCTGAACTAAACCCTAATCTTAAAAAGTTTATTGACGGGCTAATACCCTCAGGGGTTAAAATTCAGCTGAGGACTAACCTGGTAGCCATGTTAGAAAAACAACAAGTAGGTCTGCCTGAATATTTTAGCGAAAAGAATATTACCCTGGTAGCCTCAATGCCATGTTACCTTGAATCAAATGTACGGGCACAGCGTGGAAATGACGTATTCAAAAAAAGTATCGACGTTTTAAAGCTTCTGAATACCTTGGGTTATGGAACAGTAAAGAACCTCGAACTGGATCTTGTTTTCAACCCAGGTGGACCTTTTCTTCCAGGTTTGCAGGAAGAACTGGAAGTAATCTATCGTCGCGAACTTCAGTTGCGCTACGATATAGTATTTAATAAACTTTTTGTACTGACCAATATGCCTGTTGGACGATTTAAAGTTATGCTCTGCCAGAATGGTATTTTTAATGAATACCTTGCTCTATTGAAAAACGCATACAACAGGGAAACCCTTAAACAGTTAATGTGTCGAAGTCAAATTTCAATTGGGTGGGATGGAACGTTATATGATTGTGATTTTAACCTGGCTTTGGGTCAGCCGATTGATATAGAAGCTTCCAATATCTCATTTTTTAATCTCCAAAAATTAATTAATAGAAAAATCGTTACAGGCGAACACTGCTTTGGCTGTACAGCCGGATCAGGTTCATCGTGTAACGGGTCACTGAAAGCGAGTGGATAA
- a CDS encoding TIGR04282 family arsenosugar biosynthesis glycosyltransferase produces MDKLRLIIFTRYPEAGQVKTRLIPTLGIAGAAALHRKMTEQTITKTSLFKGEIEVRFTGGNLNLMKKWLGNNLLYREQIGSNLGISMNNAMADAFFEKKNKAVIIGTDCPGLRLDHINSAFDELDRSDLVLGPAHDGGYYLIGLRKIQKELFKGITWGSDKVYQQTLDAAARLNLRITELKCLADVDKPEDLALWITSENLTGVL; encoded by the coding sequence GTGGATAAATTGCGTTTAATCATATTTACCCGCTATCCTGAAGCAGGTCAGGTTAAAACCCGCCTTATACCTACATTGGGTATAGCAGGGGCAGCAGCACTTCACCGCAAAATGACAGAACAAACAATTACAAAAACCAGCTTATTCAAAGGTGAGATTGAAGTACGTTTTACCGGGGGCAATCTTAACCTGATGAAAAAATGGCTGGGTAACAATCTGCTATACCGAGAACAGATCGGTTCTAATCTGGGGATAAGCATGAATAATGCTATGGCTGACGCTTTTTTTGAGAAGAAAAATAAAGCTGTCATCATAGGAACCGATTGCCCTGGATTAAGACTGGATCATATCAACTCTGCATTTGACGAGCTTGACAGATCAGATCTTGTTTTAGGTCCGGCGCATGATGGTGGTTATTACCTGATAGGATTGCGCAAAATTCAGAAAGAGCTGTTTAAGGGGATTACCTGGGGAAGCGACAAAGTTTACCAACAGACCTTGGATGCTGCCGCCAGGCTGAACTTAAGAATAACTGAATTAAAATGCCTTGCAGACGTTGACAAACCTGAAGATTTAGCTTTATGGATAACCAGTGAAAATCTAACGGGGGTACTTTAA